A single region of the Sorghum bicolor cultivar BTx623 chromosome 7, Sorghum_bicolor_NCBIv3, whole genome shotgun sequence genome encodes:
- the LOC110437265 gene encoding uncharacterized protein LOC110437265, with translation MLTGLEIATADDSHLFDSKPERKVETRNIGGWSRYIQKYRKTGPVGQREHTIFLNMWLDKFVFNGRSVGPTSDYLSAVVKLANGGRFPLGRYLLGSVYHLLHQVAEKLLLGQPIGNLGGFWWFINMWLNVHMHKRLRFDLFAQRFPRDIAKDYELADEESATRPPLNYDEAAIVLPGTGGNEDQVSRFFQTLYDGLPKDQWAWMPYEDPQTRFPLTFHPFDDALNKDTDLMMAIITQRAIPVNTFGSGKNTNPTYEFYNPSTLARQLAFGQLPIRLCYADVVKPRETITSGLEWIRVAMLQPNADTTNIDLSTWIPALFITQMYKQWWEEWKEHLFSTLALTYRGMIDPNYKVPNNTVDNPAPTVSRSGRPIELLPSGPISLIGHNAPSLAALMHRNVRFKKTTTKRSKTSPSIGATTLVQAFKQTGKSAKTRSAQTSADAPQPSQAKRKGPKSTKSQPKRQRIAPSPPPLPASVIHVESSPSSPEIQTQQVPSPPRPAPQPQEAPTDVPGQIADPTSLSISSVVPQEQTSTTSPQVDIIPSATSTDQPIVPTVSSSQRREIALKQEQDSPDSLFSFAIDISDDEGEEASSSQAIGISSIEIKAKLEDLLALLHQDTAQLVHDSDPAKALFKTLRGQIPTDAEEILFQAAHLESRQLQY, from the exons atgctcactggtctagaaATAGCAACTGCCGATGATAGTCACCTGTTCGATAGCAAGCCCGAACGTAAAGTAGAAACTCgcaacatcggcggttggtcaaggtatatccagaagtaccggaaaacaggaccagttgggcaaagggaacacaccatctttctgaacatgtggctagataaatttgtcttcaatggccgatcggtaggaccaacttctgaTTATCTATCGGCAGTAGTGAAACTAGCCAATGGTGGTCGATTCCCTCTTGGTCGATACCTCCTAggctctgtttatcacctccttcatcaagtggcTGAGAAACTTCTGTTaggtcaacccatcggcaatctaggaggtttttggtggttcatcaacatgtggctcaatgttcACATGCATAAACGCCTTCGATTCGATCTCTTTGCACAACGGTTTCCTAGAGACATTGCCAAAGATTATGAACTGGCtgatgaagaatcggcaactcgcccacccCTAAATTATGATGAGGCTGCTATAGTCCTACCCGgcactggtggtaatgaagaccaagttagccgattcttccagactttgTATGACGGTCTTCCCAAAGATCaatgggcatggatgccttatgaagatccacaaACTAGATTCCCGCTGACCTTCCACCCTTTTGACGATGCCCTCAACAAAGATACCgacttgatgatggcaatcatcactcaaAGGGCCATCCCAGTGAATACTTTCGGCAGTGGGAAGAACACTAACcccacttatgaattttacaacccatcgacactagctcgtcaactggcttttggccaactgccgatcagactctgttacgccgatgtggtgaagccaagggagactaTAACCAGTGGACTTGAGTGGATAAGGGTAGCCATGCTtcagccaaatgccgatacgacaAATATCGATTTATCGACTTGGATcccagccctcttcatcactcagatgtacaaacagtggtgggaagaatggaaggaacacTTGTTCAGTACATTGGCTctgacataccgtggcatgatcgatcccaactataaggttcccaataacact GTCGACAACCCAGCACCGACAGTTAGCAGGAGCGGAagaccgatcgaactccttccatcaggtccaatctcctTGATCGGTCACAACGCACCAAGTCTAGCAGCTTTGATGCATCGGAACGTGCGTTTTAAGAAGACAACCACCAAGCGGTCAAAGACGTCCCCATCAATTGGTGCTACCACTCTAgtgcaggctttcaag caaactggcaaatcggcgaAGACTAGAAGTGCccaaacaagtgccgatgccccccagcccagccaagccaagagaaaaggccccaaaagcaCCAAATCGCAGCCAAAACGCCAGAGGatagcaccatctcctcctcctcttccagcATCAGTGATCCATGTGGAGTCATCACCTTCTTCACCAgaaatccagacacagcaagtaccgtcTCCTCCTCGAccagcacctcagccacaagaagcaccaacCGATGTGCCTGGACAAATTGCCGATCCAACTAGCCTGAGCATATCATCTGTTGTTCCCCAAGAACAAACAAGCACTAcatcccctcaag TCGATATtatcccatcggcaacttcaacCGATCAGCCCATAGTGCCGACTGTATCTTCAAGCCAGAGACGCGAGATTGCTCTAAAGCAA gaacaagattccccagacagcctattctccttcgccatcgatattTCCGATGATGAGGGTGAAGAGGCGAGCTCCTCTCAAGCAATAGGGATCTCATCGATAGAAATCAAAGCCAAGCTAGAAGACCTGTTGGCTCTGTTGCATCAAGATACTGCCCAACTGGTTCATGAttccgatccagccaaggctttGTTTAAGACACTTCGTGGTCAAATTCCAACTGATGCCGAAGAGATTCTTTTCCAAGCTGCtcatctagaaagccgccagcttcaatactag